The Raoultibacter phocaeensis genome includes a window with the following:
- the pth gene encoding aminoacyl-tRNA hydrolase → MADTYLIAGLGNPGDEYAHTRHNAGFDTLDLIADKLGVRYWKTEGGALTAKAVYRDTDLVLAKPQSYMNTSGGPVKALMNAYGIDAEHLIVIHDELDIDPGTVRVKFGGGHAGHNGLRSLCDKLQTRDWYRVRIGIGRPPGRMNVADYVLSLPRKEAKDDFEAACSRGAEAVCSLIEHGLARTQQDFN, encoded by the coding sequence ATGGCCGATACCTATCTGATTGCGGGATTGGGAAATCCCGGAGACGAATACGCGCATACCAGGCATAACGCTGGGTTCGATACACTTGACCTCATCGCCGACAAGCTTGGCGTCCGCTATTGGAAAACCGAGGGCGGAGCGCTTACGGCTAAGGCAGTCTATCGGGATACCGATCTTGTGCTCGCGAAACCCCAGAGCTACATGAACACGTCGGGTGGCCCTGTTAAGGCGCTCATGAACGCTTACGGTATCGATGCCGAGCACCTCATTGTGATACACGACGAGCTTGACATCGATCCGGGCACCGTGCGCGTGAAATTCGGCGGCGGCCACGCGGGCCACAACGGATTGCGTTCCCTCTGCGACAAGCTCCAAACACGCGATTGGTACCGGGTACGTATCGGCATCGGCAGGCCGCCCGGACGCATGAACGTAGCAGACTACGTGCTTTCGCTTCCGCGCAAAGAGGCGAAAGACGATTTCGAGGCTGCTTGTTCGCGCGGGGCCGAAGCGGTATGTTCGCTCATCGAGCATGGGCTTGCGAGAACCCAGCAGGATTTCAACTGA